The Lates calcarifer isolate ASB-BC8 linkage group LG24, TLL_Latcal_v3, whole genome shotgun sequence sequence GAAAGTTGTTAGAGTTTAGCACTTGTGTTTACACTTTGTAGACCACAGTTAGAGCCTTCCTGGTGATTAACTTGGAAATGTCTGACTTTACGAGTTGACGAGGAGCGCCCGAATGCATCATTAGTTTTAGTCTGTGAGGATAAACTGGTCTCATTTGAGGAAGAGACACAGGTTCAACCTCACCTTCATATCCAGCCACTGAATTGAAACGCAGCTTGTAAAACCCTCTTTGGTGTTGTTAGCAAGTGATTACTTTTGCTAATTCGTTTTGGTCCTGTTGCTCATCTCTTGACAGCTTCATCTTTTATTTACACCACTCGCCTGGTGTCGCAGGTGCAGACCAACATCGGGGGGAGATCAACAATGCTCTCAGTCTCCGGGCACAAATATCTGCTATTGTTTAATACCAACTGACATTCTGCAGATTGCCCAGGATTATTACTCCCACCTGGACTGTGCTTATATGAATAATATAATTTACAATGTCCATGTCTGTGATTGCGTATATAATAAATGTTTGGCAGTATGTGCCTGTGCAGAATAGCAATCAAAAAACTGTGCTATGCATCAACTGATTAAGTTGTTCACACAAAATGAAGCTACTTACTCCaattgcacacacatacacacccacgcacgcacacaccctCCCCTGCCGTGGAGGATATTTTCAATTAATCAGGCTCTCTCATCAATAATGCATCACCCCTGTAGCCAGTCACTCTTCTTCAGCCATTTAATGAGGCAGCTCAGCCAGAGGGACACCATCCATGCATTACTCCTGTTATAGTCAATGCTCAGGAGCAAAGTCACTGTGACTATGGCCGGTTATTAAAGTAATGCCATCATTTGTGCCTTCGAGTTAAATCAAAACCCGTCAAAAACTGTTTGCAAAAGGACACAAATGACAATAAGTAAACACCCTGGGAGTCGAGGGTGCAGCGATGTCATCTCCCAGACACTGAAAACCACACAGTGTTGAAAATCTACTGAAGGAATTCAAGAGACCAAAGGAGGTTTGTCAGGAGTGATGAATTATTAAAACCAACTTTGCTGCGACAGAGGAGAATGTCCCAGCttgataacattttttaagttaaattgCAGTTCAGATTTAAAACATAACCCAGAGAGTCAGGAGAGCAGCTGTTGAGAATAAGCTCAGAATAAATCTCCCAGCTTATACATACAGAAGATTCTGTGAAAAGTTTTGTGGTGTACAGTCTCTAAATTAAGTGTGGAGTTGTACAAGAGCCTTGGTATTTAGTGCATCACATATCTTTTTAGCATTTGTGATTAAGTGCAAGATAATTTGGGTTAGCTCTCAAATAAACTTCAAACATATATTCTGGCAGTGAAGCAGCACCCATTAGGTTCCTGTGTTCTTTGATTCCTCTGAAACATTTAGTGATAAACAAACATTACTTTGGTATTTTCCAGTTAATTTGACTGCTGCCATTACACAAGAGTGTTGCCTGCAATTTAAAGTTACTGGATGGACACCAGATTGTGGTAGAGCTACTGGAATTACCcatgagctaacattagctaacacaAGCTGTACATACCATTTTAAAGACAAGATGCCACATCTGCATCTCCCCAGTCCTTTAATTTTAACCTTGGAGTGCTTTATCTTGGAAAGACACTGACATCTGCACTGTTTTTGGCTTGGAGGCACTTTTCTTTGCAGCATACTTGCTCTAAGCACATCACTACCACCCATTTCTGCCATTTACTCTGAACAAACTGCTGTGACTGCATATATAAATTTAACCACCCTGCCTCCTGTGTACCAGAGgatttttctaaataaatccTGCAGAACTAAAATAATTCATAATTTGGAGAAAAGGTTGTGCATtcttatttaaacaaaatgtacttaaaggtaccctgtgcCAAGAAGTTGTATTTACATTCAGAATTTGGGACTACAATACATCATTAAGTGAAACTGTTGGCAGGAATGTGTATTGCATCGCTACATGTGCTGTGCAGTGGCCATGAGGGGCAAAACACAACTATAACAACACtggacaaaacaataacaaaacagaaaacacaacaacatttcagaaaacacagcaaaacataagtcttgtttgtcttgtcttgttttctggaatataattgctgtttttgtaacaaagttgtgttttgtgaCAGGTTGTGCTTTTATGTTGCTATTTTGTTTGCACTAGTGTTGAAGTGTTTTGTACCTCAAGGCCAGCATGGTATACTGTACGCAtacatgataaaaacaaaatgctgacCCACTCCTAAAACCACTGCACTTAAGAATTAGTGGTGGTTATGTGTCCTCTATAGTGGgatttcttttctgttttattacacaACTGAATGCTAATTAAGGGACTGTATCCACAAGAAGACAGGATATTGTGATCAAGGCTGAATTACCAACCAGGCAAAGCTGGCAACTGCTCTGGGGTCCCAGAATTCTGAGGTTCACAATTAATTATGATTTCTTTGGGAATATGTCCTTTTAAACCACATAGAGGCATTCAGGTGAGTCCTGCTCTATTACCTGATCCCTGGCCCAAGGGGCCCTATGTAAGAATCTAGTTTTAAGCTTATACTAATTATTACATGGTGCATATACATGTATAATCAAGGTAAATCCTGCCATGGTGGTAGTGCAAAAAGTGTCCTGTTTCCTCCGTTCAAGACACAGAGCTGAGCACTTTTGCAGACTGAAATAGATAGAGTCGAACCCTGTGGCTCTTGAGTTCGTCCTGTACCCGTCTGGTCATTTCATCCTGTGACGGAACAGGTTGTCAAGGACAATTTAACAGATGGTATAAGCCCAcaaatcatcatcactgtgtaCCAGTAAAGATGACACCTCTTACAGTCACCTCTTATGAGGTAGTTAGACCTCttaatgttttgtctgtttgactTGTAAGAACTATGACTTGCTGTTTCTTACATTAGGTTCCTAGAATCTATTTTTCTATGAATTAAGGTCAAATTCCCTGTAAAACAACTCTCAAGGGTAGTGGTAGTGTTATCCTGGCCTTGTACAATTCTTATATTTTCTTATCGTCTCCTCGCTCTTACATTTTCTTGCCAAGCAGGCCAAGAACGGTGGTCTCTAAGGAACACAACCATATGAGCAGAGAATCTGACCATCTGGCTTCCTCTGCAGCTAAAAATCGCGTGGGATAAGGGAAGAGTGATGAATGTCCCCCATCTCCTGCTCCCTGTCAGTGTCAAGATGtctcttttaaaaataaaacactgttgtcGGAAGTTTTACAGTGCCAGTAGTGCCTTACAAGGAAATGTAAGGCCCTCTTGAAAATGAAGTTTTTGAAGAGAAGAAGGGAAGGTCACCACGAGGGAAAAGATAAAGAAACTCATTTTAAGTTTGCATTCCTGGACTGATTCCAGAGGTACAGATAGCCACACTGGGTGGGACAGTTATGGGAAGGGGATGATATAAAATCTGTGTAGAGTATAATGATTGGCTTATCTCTGAAGCTCACAGTACAGGTCTCCTGTCAATTCCTTCTTGTAGGAAGCTTTCCATTTCTTCTCTGTCAAAAGCATATGAGATGAGAATATGTAAGTgaggacaggaagaagaaatCCTGCATTCGTTATTTCATTTCCAAAGACTTTACACCAAGCTGTTGCTCTACTGTAATTTCCAAGGCACACTGTGACCAATGTCATAGGGACCGTTACTCCTCCTCAAGACATAAATTCCTCTAATTAGAGATCAATGATTCATGCTTTATGTAATTAGGCCGGATGGGACGCCCCCACAAAAACTCAGACATATATTCATCTCCTTTTTCTATCTCCCCTATCAGTTCTATTGTGTCtaacataaaacatgaaatgatcCCTTCGGCAGACATGCCCTGCCTAGACATGGTTCAAGAGAGCGGTGGCCGCGGCAGCACTTTGACAGCCGGGTTATGGTTTCTGGTCCCAGTAATGAAGGACTACTGAGTGTGTCATCCAGGAAATGGGCCTCTCCCCCCGTCTGTCTGTCGGTGAGCCAGCTGGATTCAATCCTACACCTCGGAATAACACCAGGCCTCAAACGCTGTAGCATGGCCACCCTTTGCTTTAATAGGCAGAAAACATCTCATTAAATCACAATAGTGGCTAACCCTTTCCATAACAGAATTGGTAAACTCACATTAGTCAGACAACAGCTAAATCATTTGGTcgattttgtgttttctttcccttttatctctttttccAGCTTACACATCATTCTGCTTGTTTTTGCACAGTTAGCAACCACAACGGTTGAAAtaggagaaacagaggaggccTTGCACGAAATAACACTACTGTACAGTGGCTCAATTTCCCAGAGTCAGCGAGCTGTTTCAGCCATACAGACGGTTCATGATATCCAGAACAAGAGAGGGGATTAACCAAAATGTCAAGAGAGACAGGTTAAGCTGACAGGATATTGGTTTGTATTGAAGGGTCTCACTTTCAAAGTCAAAAAGTCAGAAACTTCTCAGAGGAAAAGTCTTCTCTCATAACGTCATGTCATATTGCTAAGCAGAGAAAATTCAATTTCCGCAGACTTTCATTTGACTTTCAGACAGAGGAACCATCAAAGAAAGTCTATGCTTTTGGGAATAAAGTAAACAGCACTAAAATTTATGTTTGCACAATAAACAAATGGAAGAAAATATAACTGAAAGGACCTTGAAAGAACATGATATTTCTATTAACAATCCGGCAAAGCAGTTAAAGTGGAATTATCTCATTTTGACAAATTCAGCTGGCAATCATATATTCtgtcaaaatatcaaaaagaaACTGGCAGTGCAGACTGTAGAAAGCCTTAAGGAGTGTTTTGATATACAACTGTGAGACTGCCTCAGTATAGAGATTTGCCTGAAGTGAAATTCAAAGTGTCTCATCTGGTCTGATTTCCCTGTGCTATAAGACCAGACTGGGCTTCATTAGCAGTTGCCGCTGTGCTTTATTGGCACAGAAGATCCCATTTTCACTACAGAAATGACTTGCCACCAGCTGCAAATTGACAATGCGCCATATTTCCTCACAAGTCAACCCTTATTAATAGCAATTCCTGGGATCTGCACCTCCCCATATCCAAACACAGCAGTGTCATCACCAGGTAAATTTGTACAGTGGGTTCTGACGACTTCACAGGCATTGTTTACCACAGTGAAAATGACTAAATATAGGAGATTGGCATCACCAGCTGCTTACACCTTGTCAGTAAAGTCTGAATACATCCTGAgtctctcctctgtcatctgAAGGACACACTGGCATCAAGTCACGCATATCAAATTCATATTTAAGCTTTAAAACTCTGAACAATGATGGCGTTGCTCTCCATTAGCGGGCTAATTCTCCAGCACAATAGACTTATACAGTATTGATGATTACTACTCTCCAGAATACCAGACTGCTCTCTGACTGATGGTGGCTGCAGCAAAGGTTAATTAATGAGCAGTGGCAGAAGCGATGGCTGCCGGCGAGGGAGAGGCTCTCCTGGGACTCGGACTCACCAGTGGCAGAAGATAAAGGTGGAACAGGGAAGGGTATGACTACTCAGCTGAAATTGAGTCCCCTTTTCTATCTGGATAACCTCCATGTACTTAATAGTCTGAGAAAGCTACTTGATCACTTACCCAAGCTGCTGCATGGAATTAGATTATAATGCAGCTTTTCATCGTTCTCTCTGTGAAACCTTATTTCATGCAATGATTATGTATTGGTTATCAAACATGAGAGATAATCTATGAGGCAACCTTCCTGCTTGAATTAGTTCTGCAAATCTGCTTCTTGTGATCAGACATCAAAAGGTTTTCACAAAGCATATTTGTCTTTCGGTGCAGCAGGCGTTTGCAGTGTTATTTTCAGATGGGAAATAAATTCTATGGCAACACACTCTGACATGTACAGCTTTATTTTTATCCTATCTTTAAGATGCCATTAAATTTAATTGGCAGAGATTATCTATGCAGCCTTAAACTTAATGTGTGAAGTAGCCTGATTAGCTGTTTATATGTCATCCTGTTAAAAAGCACAAAGATAGAGAGGAGGTTCCATCTAAATCTATGAAGTGGGCACTACTTTTATATAAGGCACTCATTATAAAGGGTTTATATAATGCATACAATAGCTTTGTTAATACTTAATAAATCACAGACTTCCTTTATAGATCAGTTACAACACATTCAAGAGCAATACTTGGGTTGCCGGGTTGTGaaaatctctgtttttggtGAGTCATTCATAGTCATTAAAATGTGATTCCTCACTATCCAATGAGCCATCAAGTCTGCAGTTATAACACAATATAGGGGGGcgataaataataaataaagggCTAATAAACGTAACACTGCAGTTAGATGTGTCACTAAAGTTATTAACAAGTAGTTGTGTTCTCATTTTCTCAGAGGCCATCAGATTTTCCACAATCTGGCAATCTAAAAGCTTTTCCCAGACAAGGTTTATATTATTTAAAGTATTACACTAAAAACTGAAGTATAAATAAGTCATTAGCCATTAATAAAATCATTAGCTTCAACCTATAAACCCTAGACAAATGTTGACTATTGGAAAGTCTtgtgataaaatataaatatggcATCAATTTGTCATCAGAAAGTAAAAGTTCTGCAGAGAAAACCTCAGAGTATGTTACTATGTGTGACAGTAGTAGATTATTAGTGATGCATTAATTCTTAGACTagaattttactgttgtagctgcttgAGGGGTCAGACCCCCTGTAAGGGTTACAGGACAAATCTGAAGGGTTGTGAGATGAATaacaggaaagaaaggaagataaaacaaataacTTGGCCTCAAATAGTTGAACTTTACGTGTTTAAAGGGAAAATCACTTTTCATAACTACTAACAGctcacagacatacagtatgaaatGTGTCAAGAGTTTATGTAACAGTTCAAATATcgattaaattttatttatatagcgccaaatcacaacagaagttatctcaaggcacttttcatatagagcaggtctagaccgtattttttatattacaaCTGATAACTAGTACatatagctgtcaaataaatgtagcagAGTAAAGGgtgcaatatttccctctgaaatgtagtagGGTAGAAGTATAAAGAAGCATAAAAGGGAAGAAGTCAAGAAaagagtaaatgtactcagttactttccaccactgcctgCTGGATGAAGATAAACAACCATTAAGATTTATCAGTACTGGCTGATTATctgtaaattattaattaacCATTAATAAAGTAATTTGTTACAACCAATAAATGCTATGTAAAGTTGTTGCATGAGAGATTTAAAACAAGTCAACTTAACAGCCAGTGCAAGTCCAGACTTGTAGAAACCTCCCTTCAAAAGCATCTgcctgaggtttttttttccctgtgaaTAATGTGACTCTGCATGGAAGGATTAGGAATAGAGGACCCTGCCAAGCATTGGAGTGTTACAGGAGGGATCAAGAACAAATGACTAATGAAATGACTGACTCATTGAGACCGTTCTGAAACATGAGATGCAGCATGTGCTCTATTCGAAAGCCTGCTCCCGTTAAGTTCCCATCTCAGTCAGAGCATGGCAGAAGAATTTcctgacatgtttttaattgttgACTCCTCCTCATCATGCACGTCACCCGTATAAGCAATTAGGCGTCTGTCATCCGTGTCTAATAAAATGGAGACTTCGCTGCTGCATAATTGTGGCAGCTCAGAGGAATCTGCATAAGTAGACTTTTTAGTAGTGAGTTAGCAGTAACCATAGTGAAAAAGATCATgagcaaattaaaatgtatgttcTGTCTTTTGTAGTGATAGATAATAGCTAGTTTAACAtgagtacaatgacaataaatgcAGCTAATAAGGACTGATGTTATATAATCACATGGTAGACATGATTATCACAGTGCAAGATAATTCACTACATCCAAACAAAGACCGTTTGCCAATatatttatgaatttattattttctttacatCATCTCTACCCCCTGCTCCAGAGCCCACAGAAAACCGTTATAAAGAAATGATTGTAATTCAAGGCCACAGAAGCAAGGAACCATATCCCCACGAGCAAATACAAAACAGAGTTGGTAACAGGATTGCAACACCAAAGTGAAAGCATGTCTGCCAAGTCTACACATTCAAAGACCACAAACATCAAACGGGTTTTCCAGGCAGTCAAGGGTTTCAGTGTTCatagagaagaaaacaaacaggactgTTTCTAGCTGAGAGAAGATGGATATTTCCAAAATTGTCCACAGTATGTTATTTTTTGCACAGATGCAACAGAGTCTGTAATTGAGTGCACCATCCGCATGTTACATGTGATCCATTTACATTACAGAAATGGTTTAAGCAAGACGGCATCAAAGGTTACTGAGTGAGTGTACATTTTTGCCCAGGCCAAAGAGCATAACATCACAGAGTAGAAATGGTCTctgactttttttccctcttcccttAGTTTTACTTAATATTCATCATGTTTAGTCCACTGCTCGCTGAGCTCTCAAGACAAAGGCCCAAAAAAGATCATCGGATATCTGATTGACCAAGACAGGAAATGGAAACTTGTGCCGTTTGAATTCCCTCCAGGCATTTATAGTGAAGATGGCACAGCAATATAAACACAGGGTAAGACTCCGTTATGGCATTTTGCAGATTAATATGAGTAGCTGAGGGGGATGCTTTGGAAATTGCTTTGACTAGAAATGTGTCAAggctgacagtttttttttttttttcctttttttttccagtttgatCCCCATTAAGCACTTCCCTCTGATCTAATTCAATAAATGCCAAAGGGAGTTATAATAATCATATTCATTCCCGATCCTTTGGGATATGTTTCTTTGGAACCCATAAATACTTATAACTTTCTTTCTTCTAGACATAATATCTTCAGAGGTTTATATATCTTCAGAGGTTTAAGATTTCCAAGCTAATCAAGTACATATAGTAAAGTTAGCTTTGGGAAATGCATTGAATCCCTCATACAATCAAAGAGTCCCTGCGAAAGTGCTAAGCCACCAAAACGTCATGACATCTTTGAGCTTCAAATAAAATCCCTCTACTGgaataatgaaaatacaatTTGTGTAATTTATATGTCTGTATCATAACAATAAAGCACTACTGTCATCTTCCTGTTCTCTGCTTCATTTTGAGTCTATACATTGCAgcattatttttacagttttaaaggGAAACAGCACTCAAATATTAAAATTCATGACAACCAAATTAGTCTCCCAAAGCTACAAACTAGAAACTGAGACTGTCAATAAATAGTCTTATTTCTTAATGAGCTTCGTAACATATCTGTTCCAAACCAGTAAATACCCCATGATCCCCCCAAAATAATTCCAGTAATAACATATATGGGTTTTGCACAAACATCTTTCTGACTGCACAGATTAGAGATGGGAAAAACtctcatttttcatctcttaCTAAGACATATACCAAATTATCTTCACAGACAAGCCGAGCTGTTCTAGGACGCTGCAATAAACATAAAACTTATGCTGAAATTCAGTGGCATTTCTCTGCGTGTAAGACAGCAAAGGTCTCAAAAGTCTCACTAGATAAAACAGTGCTACAAGTAAAGTGTAAAGAGCTGCTGTGGGAAAAAGAATGCTAATAGAAGCTCCCTTCCAcctattttaatgtaaaatattccTCCCTCACCAACATCTGTTGCTGTAGTCAGTACAACATCTTACATCcacccaaacaaacacaaccaatagaaaaaaaaaaaactttaacacaaacagaaatgctaCCCAGTTTTTCCTCAAgttttaacatcttttttttttttttaaatttaaggtcagtgcaaaaaaacaactttacagAACTCGATGGCAGCTACAGTAAACAAGACAGCTCAATACCAGCTGACCAGCAGCAGTAAGTTTAACTGGCAAATCTGGTGTAACCCAGCCTCTTCATCACAATCCCACATACATCCTCTATTAGTCTGATGTCTTTTCGAGGCATTTTTTGTCTCCACATGTTAATATTAGCTGGTGAAATGTCCCCTTCATACATTAGATTGTACAGGTTCGTGGAGGTGGTGAAAATGAGTTGGTTGAGGGCTGAGGGTGAGACGGGAACCCCgagaaatgtgtgtatgttttccgCCGTCTCCTGCGGGAAGTTGACCACATCCTCAAACCTCACTTGGAGGTAGGACTCCTCGGGGAGGCTCTCGCTGACCCTCAGCACCGCTGCAGTGTGAGCCAGCCACAGGTGAGCCAGTATCAGGACTGGGTTCATCTCAGAATGGGACAGCAGCCTCTGGATTATTTTAAACTCCGGGGCCACACTTGGGCATCCATCCCTGACAGCATCATCCTTGAATATCAAGGAAAGGTGCTGCGGGATGTTTTTTAGGGAGTAAAGACTGGGTTTGCTGTTATAAACCATGAGATAAATCCACGCTCTAGGGTCTCTCACCAAGTAGATTGTCCTCAAGGAGGGTCCCACCACCTCGTGAATGAAAGGCATTTTGAGCGCCCAGCTTCCACTCCGCATGTTGAGGACCACCCGTGCATCAGGGTACTCTGCTACATGGCGTCTCATCTCCCTAATGTACTCTGCATCTCTGTCCAGACTGGCCCTCAGTTTGCCCTTCAGCTCAGACGCTGGCTCCCTCCTCCTGgatcttttctttctgtccctgGAGGGGCCAACCCTCTGGGGCTGTTTGACCCTGCTGCCCTCCACCAGCTGAATATTCTGCAAGTGCAGCTTGGTGTTGTGGACCAGCGAATGCAGCCAGCCCTGAATAATCTTAAACCGTCCGTGCACAGCGTCTGACCTTGACCACTCGCAGGCGTCGACCAGAGAGTCAAACTCAAACTCAGTCTCAGGAATGTCCACATGCTCAGTGGGAACTCTTATGTAAACAAAGTCCGAGCTGTTGTAGAAAAGATGCTTGAGTATTTCCGATCCCGATCCAGGAAGGGTTGTTATGACGACGGTGGGGAGGGGGAGCCGGTGCTGCTCATACAgtctgatttgtttgtttacttcacTTTTGGCACTCGCACCTTTCCATTTTACCCCACAGAGAAGCTGATCACAGCTGTtagacacaaacagcagctcggCTATCCACAGAAtgagcacagagaggagggcaTATCGCATCAGCCTGCTGAAGCAGACATAAAACTTCCTCTGCATGGTCAGAAATCCTATGGCCACACAGAGAACAACCCCTGCAATCACATTGACTGTGAATCCAAAGTCAAACAGCTGATTGTCACTGCTGATTTGTTTGGGGATGAGTTGAGTCCCAAGGCCGTATCGAGTGATTTGATATCTATCCTCAACTTTACAGTGACCTCCAAATCCTAAATAATTCAGCCTTCGCCCCTATGTCTTTATAGTTTGTAGCTATTGAGACTATCCTCTCTGTGTTATTTATGGTTAAAGAAAGCCTCACTCCATTTTTACTGTTATCCATAAATCTACAGTTGGACACTTTGACATATGGCCCGTGTAAAACATAAGCTACTCTGCTGACTGTGCCTGTCATTGGGAAGGTGACGTTGACATACTGCGTCCACCTCTTTTTAAACTCAGCCGCTTGCTCTGCCTCCTGTATCCTAGTATCAGGGCTGTGACCCTGGGTGTCGAACCAGAACATTTTATAATGAGCATCCCACACGTCCATCATGGCGCCATTATATTTGTCCATGAATCTGAAAGGAACGTATTTAAAGTCAATGTCGAGATTGTGAAAAAAAGCACTGAGTGACCTCACAGGTGAGTCACCCCACTTCTCTATGTGGTCAAGTACCAGCAACGTCTGAGAGTTGAGCAGAACCAAGGCTCTGAACACGCTCTTTAGTCTCATGGCAGGGGAGTAGGCTGACACAGCTTCCCCGCTCACAAACATAGTGTCCCTGTGTGAGGAGGCGACGATCACCTCCCCTCTGGCATCACCTACCCCTTCATCAGTCCAGCGCAGCCACTTAGCACACTCCCCCAACTGACCCTCCCATGGATTGTTACACTGACTGGTAGGAGAGGGGCTGAACACCAAAACATTGTTAAGATAGCTGTACTTTGGGCCATAAAGTGCTTCAGATACAAATACTTGCCCATTAGGAGCAAATGTGAAAGAATTCTGGTCTGGGTGCTCATGACCAGGGTTAAAGCTGTTCCAGCCATCCACCCAGGAGTAAGGCTTGTCATGGACAATGTCATAGACTGCACGGCCACCCAGGCTGCTAGACTTAAAGGAGACAAAAGTATTACCCTGACCGTTGGGAAGCCCTGCTCCATAGGTAACCACACCCCAGTTTGAGAAAATATGCATCCTCGCTTTGCCAAAATTGTGGGGAGGCTGCGGTGTGAGGTGGGAGTTGTACCAGATGTATTCTGTGTGAAGTGTAGCCCAGCGCTGCGCAGATGACTGCCCCATGGGGCCATCCTTGGGCCGGTGCTTTCTAATCTGTTGAGCGAGCCAGTTACCCGTTCCGTTCCTCATGACGAACGTATCAAGGAAAACAAGCTGACTCTCTGGCCCATAAAACCAGTTGTAGTTGGAGTCTGCGATGCCAACTGTCCTCTGAAAGCCTGGCAACAGAGTGGCATAATAAAACCAGAAGTGTCCCCGCAGCCAGTTGTTCTGCGTGTTATCAATGTTGAAATGACGCTGGGCTAAGAAGACATACTGTGTGATGGACTTGGCTGTGTAGCTCCCATAGGCTACTCCCTCATCCAGAGACCCATCAACAACATGATTTAGGAGAAACATAGTTTTCTCCATGTAGTTCACAGCCACTTGTTTCCAGATCATTGATTCCGGGTCATCATGTGATTCAACCACTATTGCACCAGTCAGGATGGCTAATATGTTAGTAGTCTGATGATTCTGGAGATACTGTTTCCCCCACCCTCTGTACTTAGAGAGCTCATACAGCTCTTCTGTCTCTGAGCGAATTTTCTTGAGGTAAACATCTCTTCTGTGCTTATCCAGCTGAGAGTAAATAAAGTCATACGCAGTTGCGAACCCAGTGAGAGAGTGTGCCATGGGGACCTCATCGTTGGGGGCGCTGGTCACCTTCCAGTCGGGGTATTCAGCCATCCTATCCATAAACTTGATAAGAAACTGCAGGGCAGCAGAGTCCTCTGGGCACAACAGGCAGTAGAGAGCCAGGGGAGGCAGGTTGTTCCCATAAATCTCATTCCATTTGCTTGTAAACTCCTCATGTTTCACAGGGGGCATATAAAAGGGGACATTAGACAACATGGTGAGCACAGCTGCCCGGATGACTTTAAATATGTGACTGTGGGTGGTGGAGGACCTTTGCCTCAAGTGCAACACATCCACTTGGTTAAAATACAGGTTTGGATGGGAATCAGCAGACTGGAGTTTCCACTGCTCGGTTGCTCTGTTTTGTGGGAGCTTGACCTGCAGCAAGTCATCTGTaaaaatgtctctgtctgtggcaTTGAAGACCCCAGAGAAAGCAGTCCCCACTGCAAACAGTGGTagtaaaaaaacagaatatacAACCCAGTTAACTGCCATGTTGCCGGGCATTTGTGAACACATTTTACGGGGTTTCAAAATTAGGCAGCTGATTGCTTTCTTCCCTTAAAATGGTGTTATAATGTCCCAGAACTGAAGTTGTGATTTCAGGGTAAA is a genomic window containing:
- the LOC108900007 gene encoding LOW QUALITY PROTEIN: dermatan-sulfate epimerase-like protein (The sequence of the model RefSeq protein was modified relative to this genomic sequence to represent the inferred CDS: deleted 1 base in 1 codon); its protein translation is MCSQMPGNMAVNWVVYSVFLLPLFAVGTAFSGVFNATDRDIFTDDLLQVKLPQNRATEQWKLQSADSHPNLYFNQVDVLHLRQRSSTTHSHIFKVIRAAVLTMLSNVPFYMPPVKHEEFTSKWNEIYGNNLPPLALYCLLCPEDSAALQFLIKFMDRMAEYPDWKVTSAPNDEVPMAHSLTGFATAYDFIYSQLDKHRRDVYLKKIRSETEELYELSKYRGWGKQYLQNHQTTNILAILTGAIVVESHDDPESMIWKQVAVNYMEKTMFLLNHVVDGSLDEGVAYGSYTAKSITQYVFLAQRHFNIDNTQNNWLRGHFWFYYATLLPGFQRTVGIADSNYNWFYGPESQLVFLDTFVMRNGTGNWLAQQIRKHRPKDGPMGQSSAQRWATLHTEYIWYNSHLTPQPPHNFGKARMHIFSNWGVVTYGAGLPNGQGNTFVSFKSSSLGGRAVYDIVHDKPYSWVDGWNSFNPGHEHPDQNSFTFAPNGQVFVSEALYGPKYSYLNNVLVFSPSPTSQCNNPWEGQLGECAKWLRWTDEGVGDARGEVIVASSHRDTMFVSGEAVSAYSPAMRLKSVFRALVLLNSQTLLVLDHIEKWGDSPVRSLSAFFHNLDIDFKYVPFRFMDKYNGAMMDVWDAHYKMFWFDTQGHSPDTRIQEAEQAAEFKKRWTQYVNVTFPMTGTVSRVAYVLHGPYVKVSNCRFMDNSKNGVRLSLTINNTERIVSIATNYKDIGARLNYLGFGGHCKVEDRYQITRYGLGTQLIPKQISSDNQLFDFGFTVNVIAGVVLCVAIGFLTMQRKFYVCFSRLMRYALLSVLILWIAELLFVSNSCDQLLCGVKWKGASAKSEVNKQIRLYEQHRLPLPTVVITTLPGSGSEILKHLFYNSSDFVYIRVPTEHVDIPETEFEFDSLVDACEWSRSDAVHGRFKIIQGWLHSLVHNTKLHLQNIQLVEGSRVKQPQRVGPSRDRKKRSRRREPASELKGKLRASLDRDAEYIREMRRHVAEYPDARVVLNMRSGSWALKMPFIHEVVGPSLRTIYLVRDPRAWIYLMVYNSKPSLYSLKNIPQHLSLIFKDDAVRDGCPSVAPEFKIIQRLLSHSEMNPVLILAHLWLAHTAAVLRVSESLPEESYLQVRFEDVVNFPQETAENIHTFLGVPVSPSALNQLIFTTSTNLYNLMYEGDISPANINMWRQKMPRKDIRLIEDVCGIVMKRLGYTRFAS